The stretch of DNA CCCCGAGGGCGGCTACCAGTCGCGGCCGGCGATCTCCCGGATCCCCGGGAGGGCGGCCTCGAAGACCGTCCGGAACCAGACCGAGAACGGCCGCTCGGCCTCCAGCGCCTTGAGCTCCTCGGCCGTGACGAACAGGGTGTCGTCCACCTCGTCCGGGTCCGGGTTCAGGTCGGCGGTGACCAGGCCGACGAAGAGGTGGTTCCACTCGCGCTCGATCAGGCCGGAGGCCTCGTCGGGCAGGTCGTAGCGGACGGTGCCCGCCTCGCAGAGCAGGGCGGGGGCGGCGCCCAGCTCCTCGGTGGTGCGGCGGGCGGCGGCGACGAAGGGGGCCTCGTCCGGGTAGGGGTGGCCGCAGCAGGTGTTGGACCAGACACCCGGCGAGTGGTACTTGCCGAGGGCGCGGCGCTGGAGCAGCAGCCGGCCCTGGCGGTCGAAGAGGAAGACGGAGAAGGCCCGGTGGAGCCGCCCGGGCTGCTGGTGGGCGGAGAGCTTCTCGGCGGTGCCGATGGTCACACCCTCGTCGTCGACGAGCTCCAGCAGGATCTCCGGCGCGGTCAGGGTCTGGGGGGTCGAGCTCTCGGACAAAGGGGCCTCTTTCGGCACGAGGGGACCGGAGCCGTGGCCCGGGCATGCGGGCCCGGCCCGGCCCGCCAGGTCCGGCGGTCGGCTGCACGGCGCCGACGGGCCCTCGCCGAGCCCGGGCGGACGGTGGCCACGGCTCCGGCGGAGCAGAAACGACTCCGGTGGAGAAAGGGGAGACCTCTGGCGGATCGCGGGCGGGCCGTGGCCGGTTCGCGAGGGTTTCGCGGTGCGGCCCCGACATCGTCCACGACACCTCCACGGCTCCACCGCGGAACGGCCGTACGACGTACCTGGGACGGGACGGAGGCTTGCACCGGCGTCGGGGGCCAGTCTGCCGTATGGGTCGAGACCCTGGGTGATCTGACGCTCACGACGGCGCGAAAGACTCGAACGCAGCCGAACAACGGACCAAGTTGTTCGATTTGTGACCGAGTTGGTCGGTCTCCGGTCGACGTTCGGTCGGTTCCGCTTCACCCGCTGTCCGGCTGCTCGTCAGGTCGCCGTGGGGCTCGGAGTGGTAGGCGGCTTGAACCTTCGACCCGCCGTCCGGAATGATGATCCGCACGGTCCGGGGTCGTCAGCTGCGGATAAGTGCTGCCTGCTGCCGTTTCGATGGCGAACTGATGGTCCGGTAGCCTCGATCGGTGCGTCCGGTTCTGTCCGAAGCGCCCCCAGCCGTGCCACCTGCCGCCTGTTCGAGACCGGATCAGGCGCGAACCGGGTGCGGCAGCGACACCGACCG from Kitasatospora sp. MMS16-BH015 encodes:
- the idi gene encoding isopentenyl-diphosphate Delta-isomerase, which gives rise to MSESSTPQTLTAPEILLELVDDEGVTIGTAEKLSAHQQPGRLHRAFSVFLFDRQGRLLLQRRALGKYHSPGVWSNTCCGHPYPDEAPFVAAARRTTEELGAAPALLCEAGTVRYDLPDEASGLIEREWNHLFVGLVTADLNPDPDEVDDTLFVTAEELKALEAERPFSVWFRTVFEAALPGIREIAGRDW